A segment of the Allosaccharopolyspora coralli genome:
CAGCCTGTCCCTGATCGTCTCGCCGTGTCCGGCCCGAGGAGGGCACCATGCCGCGCATCACCGTCAACGTCGACGGCTCGTCCTACACCGACGACGTCCAGCCGCGCACGCTGCTCGTGCAATACCTTCGCGAGCAGCTGGGCAAGGTCGGAACCGTCGTCGGTTGCGACACCAGTAACTGCGGAGCCTGCACCGTCCACATGGACGGGCACAGCGTGAAATCGTGCTCCGTGCTCGCAGTCCAGGCCGACGGCCACGACGTCACCACCGTCGAAGGTCTCGCCCGCGACGGACAATTGCATCCGATGCAGGAAGCCTTCCACGACAACCATGCCTTGCAGTGCGGGTTCTGCACGCCCGGGATGATCATGCAGGCGCTCGACCTGCTTGCCGACAATCCCGAGCCCGACGACGAGCAGGTTCGCGAGGGCCTCGAAGGAAACTTGTGCCGCTGCACCGGTTACCAGAACATCGTCAACGCCGTGCAGGACGCCGCCCAGCGCATGCAGCCCGGTGCCGGTCCGCCGATGGAGCAAGCCCAGGAGACCAGCACCAGGACACACGTGGCAGGAGGTCAGTAGGCATGACATCCACACTCGAACCGGAACTCGGTCGCGCGCGCAAGCGCAAGGAGGACGCTCGTCTGATCACGGGGCGGACGCACTGGACCGACAACATGACGCTGCCGGGGATGCTGCATCTGGCGATTCTGCGCAGCCCGGTCGCGCACGCCACGATCTCCTCCATCGACACCGAGGAAGCCCGCCGCATGTCCGGTGTCCAAGCGGTGATCACGGGCCGCGACATCGCCGACGAACAGGGCTCGCTGCCCTGCGCGTGGCCGATCACCGAGGACATGAAGGCGCCGAACGCGCCGCCGCTGGCCGTCGACGCAGTGCACTTCGCCGGTGAAGCCGTCGCGATCGTCGCGGCCCGCAGCGCCGCCGAGGCCCGGGACGCGCTCGACATGATCGACGTCGACTACGAGGATCTGCCCGTCGTCCTGGACATGGAGCAGGCGATCGCCGCCGACTCGCCGCTGGTACACGACGATCTCGGAACCAACAGCAGCGCCACCTGGTCCTTCGACTCGGCCGAGGCGGAAACCGGCGGGGACGTCGAGCAGGCGCTGTCCTCGGCCGAGGTTCGCGTCGACCGGACCTTCCGGCAGCAGCGCCTCATTCCGGCGTTCATGGAACCCCGCTCGGTGGTCGTCGACCCGACCGGGGATCAGACGACGATGTGGTCGGCCACCCAGGTGCCGCACATCCTGCGGCTGATGCTCGCGATGACGCTGGGCGTGCCGGAGCACAAGATTCGCGTCATCGCGCCCGACGTCGGCGGTGGCTTCGGCGGCAAGTTGCAGGTGACGCCGGAGGAGGTTCTCGCCTTCGTCCTCGCCCGCAAACTCAACCGTCCGGTGAAGTGGACCGAGACCCGTTCCGAGACGATGGTCTCCGGGCACCACGGGCGCGACCAGATCCAGAAGCTGTCGATGTCGGCCACCAGGGACGGCACGATCACCGGGCTCAAGGTCGAGCTGCTCGCCGACATGGGCGCCTATCTGCGGCTGGTCACTCCGGGCGTGCCGATCCTGGGTGCGCTGATGTTCAACTCGATCTACAAGATCCCCGCGTACCACTTCACGTGCACCAACGTGTTCACGAACAAGACCCCCACCGACGCCTATCGAGGTGCTGGGCGGCCCGAGGCGACGTTCGGGATCGAGCGGATGATGGACGAGCTCGCCGCCGAGCTCGGGATGGATCCGATGGAGGTGCGGCGCAAGAACTGGATCAACAACGACGAGTTCCCGTACACCACCGTCGCCGGACTCACCTACGACAGCGGAAACTACGAAGCCGCCACCGACAAGGCGATGGAGATGTTCGGCTATCAGGCTCTGCGTGCCGAGCAGGAGGAGCGGCGGCGGATGAACGACCCGGTGCAGCTGGGCATCGGGGTCTCCACGTTCACCGAGATGTGCGGGCTCGCACCGTCCCGGGTGCTGGGCTCGCTGTCGTACGGCGCGGGCGGTTGGGAACACGCCTCGGTGCGGATGCTGCCCACCGGCAAGGTCGAGGTGGTCACCGGGGTGTCGCCGCACGGTCAGGGCCACGAGACGGCGTGGAGCCAAATCGTCGCCGACCGCCTGGGCGTTCCGTTCGACGACGTCGAGATCGTGCACGGCGACACCCAGAGTTCGCCGCGTGGGCTCGACACCTACGGCTCGCGCTCGCTCGCGGTCGGGGGTATGGCGGTCGTCTCGGCCGCGGACAAAGTGATCGAGAAAGCGAAGAAGGTCGCCGCGCACATGCTCGAATGCTCCGAGGACGACCTGGAGTTCGAACAGGGCCGACTCGGCGTGCGCGGAACGGACAAAGGCGTCGGGATCGGTGAGTGCGCGTTGGCGGTGTTCACCGCGCACGATCTGCCGGACGGGATGGAGCCGAGCCTGGACGCCGACGCCACGTTCGACCCCGAGAACTTCTCGTTCCCGCACGGCACTCACTTGTGTGCGACCGAAGTGGACACCGAGACGGGACGAGTGCGGGTCCGTTCGTACGTCTGCGTCGACGACGTCGGTGCCGTGGTCAACCCGCTCATCGTGGAAGGACAGGTCCACGGTGGACTCGCGCAGGGAATCGCGCAGGCGCTGTTCGAGGAGGCGGTGCACGACTCGGAGGGCACCCTCACGACGGCGACGCTGGCGGATTACCTGGTCCCGTCGGCGGCGGACCTCCCGCGCTACGAGACGGGACTGACCGAGACGAAGGCGACGACGAACGCGCTCGGCGTCAAGGGAGTGGGCGAGGCGGGCACCATCGCCTCGACACCGGCCGTGGTCAACGCCGTCGTCGACTCGATACGGCATCTCGGTGTCAACGACGTCGAGATGCCCTGCTCGCCGCAACGTGTCTGGCGCGCAGCACAAGGACGGCGCGCTTCGGGCGCCGAAGCCGCCGAAGCGGGCGGCGGACTCGGATCGATGGGTGGCAGTGGCGGATTCGCCACAGGACAAGGAGGTTCCCGGTGATACCCGCCGCGTTCGACTACGTAGCACCGTCCACAGTGGAAGAAGCATTGTCCGCGCTGGGCCAAGCCGGGGACGATGCGAAAGTGCTCGCCGGCGGCCAGAGTCTGATGCCGGTTCTCCGAATGCGGCTCGCCGACCCGCAACTGGTCGTCGACCTAGGCAAGATCGGGGAGATGAACGGCATCCGCGAAGACGGCGACTCGCTCGTCATCGGTGCGATGACCACTCACCACGAGGTCATGCGGGACCGGCTCGTCCAAGAGCACGCCTCGCTGATCACGTTGGCCACGCGCACCGTCGCGGACCCGCAGGTCCGTCATCGGGGGACCTTCGGTGGTTCGATCGCGCACGCCGACCCGGCGGGGGACACGCTGGCCCCGGCGCTGGCGTTGGACGCCGAGATGGTGGTCGCGAGTGCCGATGGACGACGCAGTGTTCCCGCCGCCGAGTTCTTCCAGGACTACTTCACCACCGCGATCGGCCCCGAGGAACTCCTCGTCGAGGTGCGGATTCCGAAGTGGACCGGGTGGGGTGCCCACTACGAGAAGTTCAACCGCGTCGCGCAGGCGTGGTCGATGGTCGGCGTGGCCGCCGCCATCCGGGTCTCCGGCGGGGCGATCGCCGAGGCTCGGATCGCGCTCACCAACATGGGCCCGACGCCGATCCGGGCCACCGGGGTCGAGCAGGCGCTCGTGGGGCAGTCGCCCACCTCGGAGAGTGTGCGGTCCGCGGCACGGCACGCCACCGAGGGCACCAGCCCCACGGCGGACGCCAGTGCCGACGTGGACTACCGCGAGCATCTCGCCGAGGTGCTCACCGGCAGGGCGGTGATCGCCGCCTCCGGCGTGTGACATCGGGTGGGGGCTTTCCTCCGGGAGAGCCCCGCTCGCTGTCCACAGTGCTCTCAGTCGGCCCGGATCAGGGAGGACTCACCAGTGCAGATGCAGCACAACTTCAGCGTCGGTGTCCCGATCGACGTGGCATGGTCGGCGTTGCTGGATCCCGAGCGGGTGGCGCCCTGCATGCCCGGTGCCAAGCTCACCAAGTCCGAGGGCCACGAGTTCGCCGGCTCGGTGAAGGTCAAGCTCGGCCCGATCTCGTTGCAGTACAAGGGAACCGGATCGTTCACCGAGGTCGACGAGACGGCGCGCCGGGTCGTCATCGACGCCAGTGGCAAGGACGCGCGCGGGGCGGGAACGGCGGCCGCCACGGTGACCGCCGCGCTCACCGACCACGGCGAGGCGACGGCCGTGCGGGTCGACACGGACCTCAAGGTCACCGGCAAACCGGCGCAGCTCGGCAGGGGCCTGATCTCGGAGGTCGGTGGCCGCATCCTGGACCAGTTCGCCTCGTGTCTCGCGGACCGCCTCGCCGGTGAGCAGTCGGGTGCCCGCGAGGCGATCGAGCCGACGGCCGCCGCGGCCGCGAGTACCGGTGCCGCCTCGTCCGGCAAGACCGCCAGTGACCGGGTCGCCGACAACGGCAGCGTCGACGGTGAGGAGGCTGCCGCGGCGGCGCGGCATCCCTCGCGGAGTACCGGGGGCAGGCCGGGATGGCGGGTGACGCAGCCGGAAGGCACCGAGGTCGGCCACACCGAGGTCGTCGCCGCCGACACCGTGGACGAGACCGGGACTTCCGGCAGCGGCCAGCAGGAGCCACAGCCACCGAGGTATCAGGAGCCGGTCGCGCCCGCGCCGGAAGCACCGTCGACCGACCCGATCGACCTGCTCGACACCGCCGGGTATCCGGTGCTCAAGCGAGCCGCCCCGATCGTGGCCGGAGTCCTGGCAGTGGTGTTGCTGCGCAGCCTCGTCCGCCGCCGCAAACGCCGCCGAGTAGAGGCATGCGGGGGTTGATCTGCGTGGGTGGTTGGGTGGCGGAACCTCACCTCGCGGCTGGCTGCGGGATCGTCGACATCGAGTAGCGACCTAGACCACGTCGACGCTGTCGTCGCCAGCCACGAGGTGAGAACCCGCGGGGGGCCGGTCTGCGTAGGTCAGCAGCCGCGCAGCTGCGTCGAGGACGACGTCGACCTGGGTGACATCGGCTTCGATGATGGTGAGGTGTTCGTTGTCGCCGAGCAGGTTGCGCGCGTGGTGGCAGGCGATGACCTCCCAGTCCACATGGGCCACCCGGGCGACGGGGTTGTGGCGGTGGGCGATCTCGTGGACGTTGCCGACCGTGGGGACCCCGGAGCCCAGGTCGAGGAACTGGTCATTACCGTCCTCGGTGACCAGGTGCTGCACCGCGCCGCCGAGGAAGCTTCGGTTGGCTTGGCAGTAGTCGCGTTCGGTAGGGGCCACGCGCAGTCTTGTTCGGCCGTGTCGCGGTCGATGGCGAAGTTGGCGGGCCCGCCGAGTTGGTAGTCATACATCCGCGCATGTTCGGACGGGTCCAGTCGACCTCGGGCAACCCGGCTAGCGGACCGATAACGAGGTTCTCGTGGGGGGGGGCTCCTAGGGCTGGGCAGCGGTTTCGCGCTCGTCGGTCATGACTGGGCTCCTCCAACTACTGCGCAGGCTCCGGGGACGGACACGAGCAAACCTACGTCCTCGGCAGCAACAGCGAACAGCTCACGACACTGCGGCCTGGCCAGCAACGATTCTCGCTAGCGTTCAATCCGTCACGGATCTTCCCCAGCCTCCAGTACAACAGGTCGCTTGACTTGTCACGTAGCATGAAGTCATGACAAGCGCAAGCGTGAAGATGAACGCCCAGGGTCGTGTGTCACTGGTTGCCGATATCCGCAACGCGCTGCACATCACGACTGACACGGACCTGGTGGAATACATCGAGGACGGCCGGGTCGTCATCGAGTCGAAGGCGAACCTGATGCGCCGGATCCAACGCGACGCCACCGCAAGCGACAGCGGCACCGGCTCGGTGACCGACGAGTTGATCCGTGACCGCCGTGCCGAGGCCGCGGCCGAGCGTGCCGAGACGGAGCCGAACGCATGAGCGTCGTGTTCGACGCCAGCGCGCTGATGGCATGGATCTACTCCGAACCCGGAGCCGACGTCGTCGCCGAGTCTCTCGCCGACGAGTCAACGACGATCTCGGCGGTGAACTGGTCCGAGGTGCTGCAGAAGATCGACGCACGCGGCGGGGACGCCGACCAGCTCGGCGAGCGCATCCTCGCCCTCGGAGTGTCCGTCGCAGCCTTCGACTCCGCCGAGGCCCGCGCGGCCGCACGGCTCTACCCGGCCACCCGCACCGCCGGCCTCTCCCTCGGTGACCGCGCCTGCCTCGCCCTCGCCCAGCGTCTCGACCACACCGCACTGACCGCCGACACCGCCTGGACCCGGATCCCCAAGACCACCGGCGTGACCGTCGAACTGATCCGCGACCCGCACCACCGGAGCGCGGCAGGCGTGTAAAGGGTTTCGTTATGCCTGTTCGTCGTCGGGACGCCCGAGTCGGGCGAGCGGCGTGGCGGGCGCGAGCGCTGCTTCTACGTCGATTTCGGGATTGGTGGTGCGCAGCAGGTCGGCACGCCAGCCGCGACTACTCGATCACCGATCTCACCGAGCTGTTCTCCGTCTCCCGTCCGACCGTGCACCGCACCCTGCAGCAAGGCGAGGACGGGCAAGCCCGCTGACCTGCGATCAAGAGCTAGCGTTCAGTTTCTCCCGGTTCTTCCCCAGACCCGGAGAAAGCGATCCCGCAGCGAGGGGCCGCCACCCGACCCACCGACCAAGACCTTCTGTCGGACGCCTTCCTACGCAGCGGCTTCGCGTAGGAGAGCGTCGACGCGTTGCAGCCGGTCGAGCCAGCGTCGTTGGGTCCTCGCCTGGGGCGTGGCGGCGGCGACGAGCGTCGGGTCCGGTGCCGGTGCCTGCCGCGGCACCGACAACCGCCCGTCGACGGGAACGAAGGAATCGGCCACGACGTCACCGTCGAGCAGTGCCGTCGTGCCGAGTCCGCACGCGAACGGCAGCTCAGGCAACGTCCCCGCGAGCGCGAGCTGCGCGGCGAGACCGACGCTGGTCTCCACCGCCGACGACACCACGCACGGCAATCCGGACGCTTCGGCGACCTCGAGGGCCTTGTGCACTCCGCCGAGCGGTGCGGCCTTGATGACCGCGACGTCGGCCGCTCCGGCGACGGCGACGCGGAGCGGGTCGTCGGCGTGGCGGATCGATTCGTCCGCTGCGATCCGGACGTCCACGCGACGCCGCACCTCGGCGAGATCGTCGATCGTCGGACAGGGCTGCTCGACGTACTCGAGTTCACCCGCAGCACGCGCAAGCTCCCGAATGCGAGTCACTGCGGTGTCGACGTCCCACGCGGCGTTCGCGTCCACCCGGATTGCACCGGCGAGACCGAGCGCGTCGCGCACCGCGCGGACCCGTTCCACGTCGTCGGCGGCGGTCTGGCCTCGCTCGGCGACCTTCACCTTCGCCGTCGAACAGCCCGACGAGGTGACGACACGATGCGCCGTCGCTGCGTCGACGGCGGGAACGGTGCAGTTCACCGGCACGCTCTGGCGGACCGGCTCGGGCCAGGGGACGGTGCAGGATTCCAGCGCCGCCGTGAGCCACGGCACGGACTCGGCGTCGGAGTAGTCCTCGAACGGGCAGAACTCGCCCCATCCGGCGGGGCCGTTGAGCAGCACTCCCGTGCGGTAGTCGATGCCTCGGAACCTGCTGCGCATCGGCAGCACGTACACGCGCACCGCGTCGAGGTCCGCCAGGTCGATGAGCTCACGCGCCATGCCTCGATCCTCGCAGCCACTCCCGTCCTCGCCGACCGGGCGGGAGACTCGTAGGTGCTGTCGTCGTGTCGTGTCAGCCGCGGAGCCGCTGAGCGGTCACCACGTGCGCAGCTCGACCGCCACCCGACCCACCGAGCAAGACCACCTGCCCCGAACTGAGTTCTCAGACGACGCTGGGGCGGCCGAGGTCGAAGACGTCCACCTCGAACCGCGCCCACTGCTGGCGCAGCGCGGTCACCCCGTGGTCGAGCACGTAGTTGACCTCGCCGAGCGTCACCGGCAGCAGCGTGAACACCTGGAGCTGCTCGACACCACCGGGGTCGGTGAACCGGGTGAACTCCGGCGGGAACAGCGGGTGGCCTCCCGCGAGCACGCCGTGGAACTCCGTGCCCGGCAGCAGCACGTCCCGGTTCGGCACCATCTGGTCCGGGACGAGGTGGCTGCGCTGGGTGACGAGCAGTTCGGCCGTGACGTCCACGAGGTACCGCGCGGCGGCGGCCTGTTCCTTGTAGACGGTGCAGGCGAGTTCCTGGGCGGGATCGGCGCCGATGGCCTGGAAGCGGAGTCCGGAGCTGATCACCGAGGTCAGGTGGTAGTCGTCGAGCTCGAAGAAGACCAGGCCGTAGCCCCGGTTGTCGCCGCGCACGTTCGGCGGTTCGGCGCCGGTGGGGCGCCCCGCGTGCTGTTCGAGGTTCTCCGCCAGGCCGACGAACCGGTGCGCACCGCCGCCAACCGCGGTGAGGGGCTGCTTGTCGGTCGTCATCCGATCTCCCGTGCCTGCGACTGCCCCGTCACGTTAACCGGTTCGGGGGTTGCATGGACACAAATGTGTCACTCTCAGCATAACGGTCAGGGCGACACCTCGGCTCACCAGGGACTTGCTGCCCTGAACAGCCGAGTCATCGTGCACGGAACGTGCTGTTCCGGTGTCGCTCGGCAAGGTCAGCCGGCGTCGGGCAGCGCGGGGCCGAGCAGGTCGTCCGCGTCGACGATGCGGTAGGCGTAACCCTGTTCGGAGAGGAAACGCTGCCGGTGAGCGGCGTAGTCGGTGTCCAGGGTGTCGCGGGAGACCACCGAGTAGAAGTGCGCCTGGTTGCGTTCGGCCTTCGGGCGCAGCAACCGGCCGAGTCGCTGCGCCTCCTCCTGCCGGGACCCGAACGTGCCGGACACCTGCACCGCGACCGCCGCTTCCGGCAGGTCGATGGAGAAGTTCGCGACCTTGGAGACGACCAGCCGGTTGATCTCGCCCTTGCGGAACGCGTCGAAGAGCGACTCGCGTTCCTTGTTCTTCGTGGAGCCCTCCACGATCGGGGCGTCGAGTGCCTCGCCGAGCTCGTGCAGCTGGTCGAGGTAGGCGCCGATGACCAGCGTGGGCTCGCCGGGATGCTGGTCGAGAATGGCTTTGACCACGGGCACCTTGGTGGCGGCGGTGGCGCAGAGCTTGTAGCGGTCCTCGGCCTCGGCGGTGGCGTACTGCAGGCGTTCGTTGTCGGTGAGCGTCACCCGGACCTCGACGCAGTCGGCGGGTGCGATCCAGCCCTGTGCCTCGATGTCCTTCCACGGAGCGTCGTAGCGCTTCGGGCCGATCAACGAGAACACGTCGCCTTCGCGGCCGTCCTCACGGACGAGGGTCGCGGTGAGCCCGAGCCGACGCCGGGACTGCAGGTCCGCGGTCATCCGGAACACCGGCGCGGGCAGCAGGTGCACCTCGTCGTAGACGACCAGGCCCCAGTCGCGGGAGTCGAACAGTTCGAGGTGCTGGTACTCGCCCTTCGACTTGCGGGTGATCACCTGATAGGTCGCGATGGTGACCGGGCGGATCTCCTTCTTCTCCCCGGAGTACTCGCCGATCTCCTCCTCGGTCAGTGAGGTGCGCTCGATCAGTTCCCGCTTCCACTGCCTGCCCGCGACGGTGTTGGTGACCAGGATCAACGTGGTCGCCTCGGCCTCGGCCATGGCGGCGGCGCCGACGAGGGTCTTGCCCGCGCCGCACGGCAGCACGACGACACCGGAGCCGCCTGCCCAGAACGACTGCACGGCTTGGCGCTGGTAATCGCGCAGCTGCCAGCCTTCCTCGTGCAGCGAGATCGGGTGAGCCTCCCCGTCGACGTAGCCCGCGAGGTCCTCGGCGGGCCAGCCGATCTTGAGCAACGCCTGCTTGAGCCTGCCTCGTTCGCTGGGGTGGACGATGACGGTGTCGTCGTCGATGCGGTCGCCGAGCATCGGCTTGATCTTCTTGTGCCGCATCACTTCTTCGAGCACCGCGCGGTCGAGTGCGATGAGCACGAGCCCGTGCGCGGGGTTGTTCGCCAGCTGGAGGCGGCCGAACCGGCCCATGGTGTCGGCGATGTCGACGAGCAGCGGCTGCGGCACGGGGAACCGTGTGAAGCTGACGAGGGCGTCGACGACCTGCTCGGCGTCGTGGCCCGCGGCGCGCGCGTTCCACAGGGCGAGCGGGGTGATGCGGTAGGTGTGGACGTGCTCGGGGGCGCGTTCGAGCTCGGCGAACGGCGCGATCGCGATCCGGGCGTCGTCGGCCCGTTCGTGGTCCACCTCGAGCAGCACCGTCTTGTCGGACTGCACGATCAGAGGTCCGTCCGTCACGTCCTCGGCTCCTCGGTTCGTCTCGCGATCACAGGGAATCCCCCGGGTTCGTCACCGGCCGCGCGCACGTCTCGGCGACCGCTCGGGTCGTCGGGACGGTCACTACCGGGTTCGGGGGCGCAGCGCTGCACTTCCGGTCGGCGCCACCGACGAGGATACGTGCCCGCATCGTCCCTGTCGGCCCGGTCGAGACCGCGGCGGGAGCGGTGGCGGCCGGTGCGGTCCTGTTCGTTGCCATCAGCGGGCGGCGCTGGCCGGTGGCTTTCGAGCAGAAGCCGCGGCGGTAGGTCGCACCGACACTGCCGAGCGTGACCGATTCGCCGTCACTCGGCACCGGACGAGTCCAGTCGGAGAGTGGCGATCGCGGCGCGGGCCTGCTCCGGCTCGGCGCCGTCGGCGATCGCCGATAGGGCGGCACGCCACGCCGCCGCGAGCACTCGGCCGAGCGGTGGGGCAGCGGGGACCGTCCATCGGTCGAGCGACTCGGCCAACCGATCGTGGTCGGTGGCTACGGGAGGGGCTCCCAGGATGCGGAGGAAGTTCTCGCGGACGGCGAAATCCAGCCCGACGAGCAGCGCTGTGGTCACGGCTGCCGCGCGGTCCGGCCCTCCGGCCGCCACTGCGCCCTCCATTCGGTCCAGGAGGCGCCGTTCCACGTCCGCCCGCACGAACGCGTACAGCCCCAGCTTGCTGCCGAAGTGGTGATAGAGCGCGCCCGTGGTGACATTCGCGGCTGCCGCGAGTCCGGTGACCGTGACCTCCTCGAAGGGGCGGGTGCCGAAGTCCTCGATCGCGGCGAGGGCGAGCCTGCCCTTCGGGGACGTCGATACCGGAATCCACTCGCGCATCCAGCCATAATGCAGTTACGCTCTTCCAAAGTACAGTTACGATACCGGGGGTTCCGCCGTGAAACTCGAGTTCCTGTTCGTCCCGACCTCGGACCTGGCCGCGTCGCTCACCCTCTACCGGGACACCTTCGGATTCACGGAGGTCTGGCGGGAGGGCGAGGCGACCGTCGCGCTGGCGCTCCCCGGCAGCGACGTGCAAGTCATGCTCGACGCCAACGACCCCAAGGCTCCGGTCGGCCCGCTGTTCGTCGTGGACAGCGTCGAGACCTTCCATTCTGGGCGCTCGGAGGCCCTCGGCGTGGTCGAAGCGCCCACCGAGATTCCCGGCGGCTTCCTGGCCACGTACCAGGATCCGGGCGGTGCGACGATCTACGTCATGGACCAGTCGACGGACCAGTAACAGGGTGTGCGGATGAGTCTGCGTGGGTGGTTGGGTGGCGGAACCTCACCTCGCGGCCGGCTGCGGGATCGTCGACATCGAGTAGCGCCCTACACCACGTCGACGCTGTCCTCGCCGGCCACGAGGTGAGAACCCGCCGGTGGTCGGCTCGAAAGGTTCGGTTCCGGACGGACCGCAGCTCGCGGAACTGCGACCATTGGGACGAGGCCGGCGACTCGTGTGTCTGTGTATGCGGTCGGCGCAGGCGCGGGATCGCGCACCGGAACTCTCGTGTCAGGAGTGTGTGATGACGGATCGTGACGAACTCCGGGCCAGCAAGGCGCTGCAGGGGTTGCAGTTCCCGACCACCAAAGCGGACATGGTGGAGTACGCCCGGGAACGGTCGGCGTCGGAAGGCACGCTGCGGGCGTTGGAAGCACTGCCGGAAGGGCAGTACGCCAACCGTGAGCAGGCGGTGGAATCAGTGCCGCAGCGCCCTGAACAGTCGTAACAGAAACGACACGCTCGCCGCGCCGATCTGACGGGCTCAGTGCCGACGACTGTCAGGCGCGGCGGGCGGTGCCCTCGCTCTTGCCGGTGTCCTCGGTGGACGCCTCGGGAGTCGACTCCGGCTGTTCCGCCTCGGCCGCGCGGGCCGTTTCCTGCGCCTGCCTGCGCCGACGCGCTCTCTTGGACTCGCCGGGCGGCGCCACGGCCGGAGCGGTCTCGGACGTGGAGCCGTCTTCGGACGCCTGCTCCGTGGCGGACGCGTCGGCAGGTTCCGGCTCTTCGGCCGCTGCCCTTTCGGAAGCTGAGTCTTCGGGACCAGCTTCTTCGGAGGCGGCTTCCTCGGAGATTGGCTCGTCGGCGACCGGGGATTCGGCAGCCCTCGTCGTCGCAGAGTCCTCGGATGTCTCCGGCTCGGCAGTGGAATCCGCAGTGGACTCTTCCGGGGCGTCGGAGCCGGAAGCCGCAGTGACGTCCTCGGCCGGGGGCGCGTCGCTGCGCTGCTCGGCGGCCGGCGGGATCTCCGTCGAGCCGCGCCCCCACCGCCACCAGCGCGGCCGCCGGGTGCGCGGTTCGCCAGCATCGGCGGGTGCCTCGGCGGCGGGGATGGGCTGGCGCAGGAGACGGGCCACTTCGCCGCGCAGGTGAACGAAGGTCTCCGACTCGCGGGTCGAGATCTGGTCCCGCTCGCGGCCGAGGTCGACGGGCAGTTCGGCGACGATCGAGGCGGGCGAGGTGGACAGCACCAGGATCCGGTCGCCGAGGTAGACGCTCTCGTCGATGTCGTGGGTGACCAGCAGCACCGTGGTGTCCTGCTCGCGGCGCACGCGCAGCAGCAGGTCCTCCAGTTCGAAGCGGGTCTGGGCGTCCACGGAGGCGAACGGTTCGTCCATCAGCAGCAGCGCCGGACGACACGCCAGTGCTCGCGCGATCGCGACGCGTTGCTGCATGCCGCCGGAGAGCTGCCACGGGTACTTCGTCGCCGAGGCGTCCAACCCCACCGAGGCCAGCGTCTCGGTCGCCCGCTCCCGCCGTTCGGTGCGGCTCAAGCCCCTGGCACGCAGCGGGAACTCGACGTTGCCGCGCACCGTCATCCACGGGAACAGCGAACGCCCGTAGTCCTGGAACACCACCGCGAGGTCCTCGGGAACGCTCGTGACGAGGTCGCCGTGCAGCCGGACCTCGCCGGTGGTCGGTTCGAGCAGGTGGGCGATCGCCCGGAGCAGGGTCGACTTGCCGCACCCGGACGGTCCGACGATGCAGGTCAACTCGCCTGCTTCGACGCGGAAGCTCAGGTCGGATACGGCCGTGTGCCCGTTGGCGCCTGCGTAGGTGTGGCCGAGTCCGGTCACGTCGAGCATGGTCGGCACGGAAGGCTCCAGGTTCGTTCGGTCAGTCGGGGGGCCGAGTCGCGCCGAGGACGGTGCGCTCGACCGCGAGCAGGGCGGTGTTGAGCAGGTTGCCGAGGACTCCGAGCAACACGATCCCCGCCCACAGCCGGGTGTAGTCGAAGTCGTACTGGGCGAGCTGCATGGCATGGCCGATGCCGTCGGTGGCGCCGACGAGCTCGGAGATGACCATCATGATCAGCGCCAGGGCGAGGCTGATCCGCAGACCCGCGAAGAT
Coding sequences within it:
- a CDS encoding DUF2795 domain-containing protein, whose protein sequence is MTDRDELRASKALQGLQFPTTKADMVEYARERSASEGTLRALEALPEGQYANREQAVESVPQRPEQS
- a CDS encoding DNA repair helicase XPB; the protein is MTDGPLIVQSDKTVLLEVDHERADDARIAIAPFAELERAPEHVHTYRITPLALWNARAAGHDAEQVVDALVSFTRFPVPQPLLVDIADTMGRFGRLQLANNPAHGLVLIALDRAVLEEVMRHKKIKPMLGDRIDDDTVIVHPSERGRLKQALLKIGWPAEDLAGYVDGEAHPISLHEEGWQLRDYQRQAVQSFWAGGSGVVVLPCGAGKTLVGAAAMAEAEATTLILVTNTVAGRQWKRELIERTSLTEEEIGEYSGEKKEIRPVTIATYQVITRKSKGEYQHLELFDSRDWGLVVYDEVHLLPAPVFRMTADLQSRRRLGLTATLVREDGREGDVFSLIGPKRYDAPWKDIEAQGWIAPADCVEVRVTLTDNERLQYATAEAEDRYKLCATAATKVPVVKAILDQHPGEPTLVIGAYLDQLHELGEALDAPIVEGSTKNKERESLFDAFRKGEINRLVVSKVANFSIDLPEAAVAVQVSGTFGSRQEEAQRLGRLLRPKAERNQAHFYSVVSRDTLDTDYAAHRQRFLSEQGYAYRIVDADDLLGPALPDAG
- a CDS encoding suppressor of fused domain protein, which produces MTTDKQPLTAVGGGAHRFVGLAENLEQHAGRPTGAEPPNVRGDNRGYGLVFFELDDYHLTSVISSGLRFQAIGADPAQELACTVYKEQAAAARYLVDVTAELLVTQRSHLVPDQMVPNRDVLLPGTEFHGVLAGGHPLFPPEFTRFTDPGGVEQLQVFTLLPVTLGEVNYVLDHGVTALRQQWARFEVDVFDLGRPSVV
- a CDS encoding o-succinylbenzoate synthase, translating into MARELIDLADLDAVRVYVLPMRSRFRGIDYRTGVLLNGPAGWGEFCPFEDYSDAESVPWLTAALESCTVPWPEPVRQSVPVNCTVPAVDAATAHRVVTSSGCSTAKVKVAERGQTAADDVERVRAVRDALGLAGAIRVDANAAWDVDTAVTRIRELARAAGELEYVEQPCPTIDDLAEVRRRVDVRIAADESIRHADDPLRVAVAGAADVAVIKAAPLGGVHKALEVAEASGLPCVVSSAVETSVGLAAQLALAGTLPELPFACGLGTTALLDGDVVADSFVPVDGRLSVPRQAPAPDPTLVAAATPQARTQRRWLDRLQRVDALLREAAA
- a CDS encoding TetR/AcrR family transcriptional regulator, with protein sequence MREWIPVSTSPKGRLALAAIEDFGTRPFEEVTVTGLAAAANVTTGALYHHFGSKLGLYAFVRADVERRLLDRMEGAVAAGGPDRAAAVTTALLVGLDFAVRENFLRILGAPPVATDHDRLAESLDRWTVPAAPPLGRVLAAAWRAALSAIADGAEPEQARAAIATLRLDSSGAE
- a CDS encoding VOC family protein, which translates into the protein MKLEFLFVPTSDLAASLTLYRDTFGFTEVWREGEATVALALPGSDVQVMLDANDPKAPVGPLFVVDSVETFHSGRSEALGVVEAPTEIPGGFLATYQDPGGATIYVMDQSTDQ